One window of the Bombyx mori chromosome 20, ASM3026992v2 genome contains the following:
- the LOC105841503 gene encoding uncharacterized protein LOC105841503 isoform X2 yields MFEGFEVTESVKTNTTKSNLSTTGNVYFTENDNIVLYENVTVTPKRVSKIKPKCPENEKPSNIGPYEVPTQRDIVFYIKDTLVRMYNEYHQKALLLLKDIKEATKATTEIEQKCHVKQRESYRNCVKRVGKKCETITKTFVTTIEKQREDVTSFNEATVCNIAALKMDPLKLIKIIAMEDASLSFALPGFLRLLNACSRYCDESPNTTALKKPLRHMTDQDLVVKHFLTKKTYIQLIKGTE; encoded by the exons ATGTTTGAAGGCTTCGAAGTAACAGAATCAGTTAAGACGAATACAACGAAATCGAATCTTTCAACAACCGGCAATGTATACTTTACAGAGAATGATAACATCGTTCTGTACGAG AACGTGACCGTAACACCGAAAAGGGtttcgaaaataaaacctaaatgTCCTGAAAACGAGAAGCCGTCAAATATAGGACCGTACGAAGTACCCACTCAAAGGGACAtcgtattttatattaaagatACACTAGTGAGGATGTACAACGAATACCACCAGAAGGCGTTGTTGCTGCTGAAAGACATTAAAGAG GCTACAAAAGCTACAACCGAAATCGAACAGAAGTGCCACGTCAAACAACGAGAATCGTATCGAAACTGCGTAAAACGCGTCGGCAAAAAGTGCGAAACGATCACGAAAACATTCGTCACTACAATAGAGAAGCAAAGGGAAGATGTGACGTCGTTCAATGAg GCTACCGTATGCAATATTGCAGCATTAAAAATGGATCCATTAAAATTAATCAAGATCATTGCGATGGAAGACGCATCATTGAGTTTCGCTCTGCCCGGTTTCTTAAGATTATTAAACGCATGTTCCAGATACTGTGATGA GTCTCCAAATACAACAGCACTTAAAAAGCCACTCCGACACATGACAGACCAAGACCTCGTCGTAAAGCATTTTCTAACCAAAAAGACATACATTCAACTCATAAAAGGGACAGAATAA
- the LOC105841503 gene encoding uncharacterized protein LOC105841503 isoform X1, whose translation MMLAIFFITYIARCLGYVAYEMFEGFEVTESVKTNTTKSNLSTTGNVYFTENDNIVLYENVTVTPKRVSKIKPKCPENEKPSNIGPYEVPTQRDIVFYIKDTLVRMYNEYHQKALLLLKDIKEATKATTEIEQKCHVKQRESYRNCVKRVGKKCETITKTFVTTIEKQREDVTSFNEATVCNIAALKMDPLKLIKIIAMEDASLSFALPGFLRLLNACSRYCDESPNTTALKKPLRHMTDQDLVVKHFLTKKTYIQLIKGTE comes from the exons ATGATGCTCG CGATATTTTTCATCACTTATATCGCCCGATGTCTCGGTTACGTGGCCTACGAAATGTTTGAAGGCTTCGAAGTAACAGAATCAGTTAAGACGAATACAACGAAATCGAATCTTTCAACAACCGGCAATGTATACTTTACAGAGAATGATAACATCGTTCTGTACGAG AACGTGACCGTAACACCGAAAAGGGtttcgaaaataaaacctaaatgTCCTGAAAACGAGAAGCCGTCAAATATAGGACCGTACGAAGTACCCACTCAAAGGGACAtcgtattttatattaaagatACACTAGTGAGGATGTACAACGAATACCACCAGAAGGCGTTGTTGCTGCTGAAAGACATTAAAGAG GCTACAAAAGCTACAACCGAAATCGAACAGAAGTGCCACGTCAAACAACGAGAATCGTATCGAAACTGCGTAAAACGCGTCGGCAAAAAGTGCGAAACGATCACGAAAACATTCGTCACTACAATAGAGAAGCAAAGGGAAGATGTGACGTCGTTCAATGAg GCTACCGTATGCAATATTGCAGCATTAAAAATGGATCCATTAAAATTAATCAAGATCATTGCGATGGAAGACGCATCATTGAGTTTCGCTCTGCCCGGTTTCTTAAGATTATTAAACGCATGTTCCAGATACTGTGATGA GTCTCCAAATACAACAGCACTTAAAAAGCCACTCCGACACATGACAGACCAAGACCTCGTCGTAAAGCATTTTCTAACCAAAAAGACATACATTCAACTCATAAAAGGGACAGAATAA